In Rhodopirellula islandica, a single window of DNA contains:
- a CDS encoding flavodoxin family protein has product MPKVLILYHSNTQNTQRMAELVAEGARQLDEADVRLRNIDDADHTDLDWCDGLALGSPTNYGSVSWQMKRWWDEQPIENWGKRDGKIGCVFTSAGAWGGGQEWTCMALMSILINYGFLVFGLTDYTGIKFSAHYGAISAGGPDEERVQEACRRLGRRLSEWTASMIDGQKEAHPLNQTYERFKDLGK; this is encoded by the coding sequence ATGCCCAAAGTCCTGATTCTCTATCATTCGAACACTCAAAATACGCAGCGGATGGCGGAGCTGGTCGCAGAGGGCGCTCGGCAACTGGATGAAGCCGATGTCCGGCTCAGGAACATTGACGACGCCGACCACACGGACCTGGATTGGTGCGACGGCCTTGCGCTGGGCTCACCAACGAACTACGGCTCGGTCAGCTGGCAAATGAAACGTTGGTGGGACGAGCAACCGATCGAAAACTGGGGCAAACGCGATGGAAAGATCGGCTGCGTGTTTACATCAGCCGGTGCCTGGGGAGGGGGTCAAGAATGGACCTGCATGGCACTGATGTCCATTCTGATCAACTACGGATTCCTTGTGTTCGGTTTGACTGACTACACCGGAATCAAGTTTTCTGCCCACTATGGCGCGATCTCCGCCGGCGGCCCCGACGAAGAACGAGTCCAAGAAGCTTGCCGCCGTTTGGGCAGACGATTGTCCGAATGGACCGCCAGCATGATTGACGGTCAAAAAGAAGCTCACCCACTGAACCAAACGTACGAACGTTTCAAAGATTTGGGCAAATAA